In Papio anubis isolate 15944 chromosome 17, Panubis1.0, whole genome shotgun sequence, the following are encoded in one genomic region:
- the PPP1R27 gene encoding protein phosphatase 1 regulatory subunit 27, with protein MPSRTARYARYSPRQRRRRMLADRSVRFPNDVLFLDHIRQGDLEQVRRFIRAQKVSLATIHPSGLAALHEAVLSGNLECVKLLVKYGADIHQRDEAGWTPLHIACSDGYPDIARYLISLGADRDAANDDGDLPSDLIDPDFKELVELFKGATMD; from the exons ATGCCTAGCAGAACTGCCCGCTATGCCCGCTACAGCCCACGGCAGCGGCGGCGACGGATGCTGGCTGATCGCAGCGTGCGTTTCCCTAATGATGTTCTGTTCCTGGACCACATCCGTCAGGGTGATCTGGAGCAGGTGCGGCGTTTCATCCGGGCTCAGAAAGTCTCCCTGGCCACGATACATCCCTCAG GCCTGGCCGCCTTGCATGAAGCCGTGCTGTCTGGAAACCTGGAATGCGTGAAGCTGCTGGTCAAATACGGAGCGGATATTCACCAGCGAGATGAGGCGGGCTGGACACCCCTGCACATTGCCTGCAGCGATGGGTACCCCGACATAGCCAG GTACCTTATCTCCCTGGGAGCGGACAGGGACGCAGCCAACGACGATGGCGACCTGCCCTCCGACCTCATCGACCCGGACTTCAAGGAGCTGGTGGAGCTCTTCAAAGGGGCCACGATGGACTGA